The genomic region AAAGATGTGTTATGTACCACCTTCACTAATCACTCAAGAGTACAAGATTACACAGATTTGGGTAGCTGATTCACCATGGATACAAGAAGCAGCAGGAAGGAGaatcgagggagagagagccaggggTAGGAGAAAGGTAGGGGAAGGGTAGGAGAAGGGATGCCGCCGTGCCGTTCGTGATTCCGTTTTTCCCGTCTCTCTTCCAGCTCCTGGTCTTTTGTAGCAGCAATCAAGGCCATCTTTGACCCAAAACCAGCCCACAATCCACCACGGCCCACCCAGGTGGCACAGCCCGTGACATTCCCCCGCCCTTGAAAAccggcttgcccccaagccggtcGACAACAAGAACTGCCAGGAGCCGCGTATTGAGACCATCTACAGGAACTCGTAGCACCCACGGGTTTGCCCTACCGTGCCATGTAGCGTTCCCAGGATCACAAGATGAAGTAGTAATCAATACCTCATCACTCTGTTGATTAGCAAACCCAGATATCAACTCAACTGTACTCAGCTCATTGCAAACACCTGGGTCCCAGGGTAAAGTGACAGACAACATGAACAGATTTCCACTGCTATTATCACAGAATGCCACAAAATCAGGGAATGGTCTTGCTAAGAATTTCTCACAAGTGGCCCAAGCTGCACTCAAGTCTTGAATCTGAGTCTCTGTACACTGTCTTTGCTGCCAAATGGAAGTGTTCTTGCCACTAGTATATTGCTCCAATAACTCGGACTGCAAGTCTTCTCTACTCAGTTGGTCGCAAACCCCTAGATCCCATTGTAAGGTGATAGAGAAGCAGACTATAAACTGGACTTTATCATGTACCAAGTATTGTTGCCAACAAGAGAAACCCCCTTCACGTGCCACCACAGTAACAGCAGAGACATGGTAGTACAACCTGTTTGGACACTCAAATGGTTCAGCTACAACACAAGGATGTCCATTATcaacagaaaaaaccatggcagcCTCATTGATCTGCTGCAACCCGGTCCACTCAAATATGTCCACCCGACAACAGATGCAAGAGTACATCCAAGACATGATAAGTCGCTCACTGGGATCCCATGGCATGGTAACCAACCCAACGGCGTGAGGCCCAATTTGATGAACCAGCCGATGTAGTAGCCATCCTGTGCGGCCATCCTGTCCATTGCCACTAGTAGTGACGACATGATCCATGACATGGATGTACCTGATGGTTGGTGATGTTGTCGAGGGCCATGGCGGTGGTCGACCCAGAAGCAATCCGGGCCGATCTGGAGGGTGTGGGGGCATGTTTGCACGGAGTAGTGCTGCTACAGTACGGGTGGACACCAAGTCTGCGGTGTCATTGTCTCGCGTGGTGCAGATGGTGGGTGTATGCCTGTACAGCTTGAGGATGTCGAACTGCTGCATGGTCGAGGGTGACAAAACTCCCACGGGTCCAAAACTGACAGTGGCGATGATCCCCGACTACTGAGATGAGTCCACAACTTCAACGCCGCCGACGGTGGGGCTAAGACCCAGTGTCGAACAGTCTGCGAGCGCTGCACCATTTGACATGTTGGTGGCGTTGCCGCAGCCGGTCACGGGCTCCTGGTCGGCATCTGGTTCCTCCAGCTGCAAAGACAAGCACCCGACCTCAGCGCCACCGATGTTGGGGCTGCGACCCAACATCGAACACTTGGTGGGCACTGCACCGTCTGGGCTGCCGGTGGCATTGTTGCAGCCATCCGCGAGCTCCTGGTCGGCTTCTGCGTCCTCAGGCTGCACCACGCGTTCCCTCCACATGGCTATCATCTGCTTGCACAGAAGAATGGCTCGATCGAAGGGATCCATGGCTGGATCGATCATCCCGTCTGCGAAGAATGGTGTGGCTGCCTCTGATACCATATTGTTACGTACCACCTTCACTAATCACTCAAGAGTTCAGGATTACAGAGATTTGGGTAGCTGATTCACCATGGATACAAGAAGCAGCAGGAAGGAGaatcgagggagagagagccaggggTAGGAGAAAGGTAGGGGAAGGGTAGGAGAAGGGATGCCGCCGTGCCGTTCGTGATTCTGTTTTCCCCGTCTCTCTTCCAGCTCCTGGTCTTTTGTAGCAGCAATCAAGGCCATCTTTGACCCAAAACCAGCCCACAATCCACCACGGCCCACCCAGGTGGCACAGTCCGTGACATTCCCCCGCCCTTGAAAAccggcttgcccccaagccggtcGACAACAATAACTGCCAGGAGCCGCGTATTGAGACCATCTATAGGAACTCGTAGCACCCACGGGTTTGCCCTACCATGCCATGTAGCGTTCCTCCAAGCACgcccgaacttcggccgccgcaTCGCTCGCCGCCGTCATCACTGTAGGTTGCGCCAGCTTCCCTCGCTTGCTCCTCTGGACGCGGATCAACTCCAGCTACCAAACGTGCCTGCCCGCGGATCAACTAGTGTTATTTGCAAAAAGGTAGGCTCATAATTAGTGGTTTTTGGCACAAAACTGTAGAATTGTGGCTTCTGCAACCCTAGCCTTTAATGTCTATGTTTTTGCAATTCACTCCTTTGGTTGCAAACTGATTACCATGCTCTGCTGTAGCACTGTTATTCCTTTTAATACTCATCAAAGATGTGTTATGTACCACCTTCACTAATCACTCAAGAGTACAGGATTACAGAGATTTGGGTAGCTGATTCACCATGGATACAAGAAGCAGCAGGAAGGAGaatcgagggagagagagccaggggTAGGAGAAAGGTAGGGGAAGGGTAGGAGAAGGGATGCCGCCGTGCCGTTCATGATTCCGTTTTTCCCGTCTCTCTTCCAGCTCCTGGTCTTTTGTAGCAGCAATCAAGGCCATCTTTGACCCAAAACCAGCCCACAATCCACCACGGCCCACCCAGGTGGCACAGCCCGTGACATTCCCCCGCCCTTGAAAAccggcttgcccccaagccggtcGACAACAAGAACTGCCAGGAGCCGCGTATTGAGACCATCTACAGGAACTCGTAGCACCCACGGGTTTGCCCTACCGTGCCATGTAGCGTTCCTCCAAGCATgcccgaacttcggccgccgcaTCGCTCGCCGCCGTCATCACTGTAGGCTGCGCCAGCTTCCCTCGCTTGCTCCTCTGGACGCGGATCAACTCCAGCTACCAAACGTGCCTGCCCGCGGATCAACTAGTGTTATTTGCAAAAAGGTAGGCTCATAATTAGTGGTTTTTGGCACAAAACTGTAGAATTGTGGCTTCTGCAACCCTAGCCTTTAATGTCTATGTTTTTGCAATTCACTCCTTTGGTTGCAAACTGATTACCATGCTCTGCTGTAGCACTGTTATTCCTTTTAATACTCATCAAAGATGTGTTACGTACCACCTTCACTAATCACTCAAGAGTACAGGATTACAGAGATTTGGGTAGCTGATTCACCATGGATACAAGAAGCAGCAGGAAGGAGaatcgagggagagagagccaggggTAGGAGAAAGGTAGGGGAAGGGTAGGAGAAGGGATGCCGCCGTGCCGTTCGTCATTCTGTTTTTCCCGTCTCTCTTCCAGCTCCTGGTCTTTTGTAACAGCAATCAAGGCCATCTTTGACCCAAAACCAGCCCACAATCCACCACGGCCCACCCAGGTGGCACAGCCCGTGACATTCCCCCTCCCTTGAAAAccggcttgcccccaagccggtcGACAACAAGAACTGCCAGGAGCCGCGTATTGAGACCATCTACAGGAACTCGTAGCACCCACGGGTTTGCCCTACCGTGCCATGTAGCGTTCCTCCAAGCACgcccgaacttcggccgccgcaTCGCTCGCCGCCGTCATCACTGTAGGCTGCGCCAGCTTCCCTCGCTTGCTCCTCTGGACGCGGATCAACTCCAGCTACCAAACGTGCCTGCCCGCGGATCAACTAGTGTTATTTGCAAAAAGGTAGGCTCATAATTAGTGGTTTTTGGCACAAAACTGTAGAATTGTGCCTTCTGCAACCCTAGCCTTTAATGTCTATGTTTTTGCAATTCACTCCTTTGGTTGCAAACTGATTACCATGCTCTGCTGTAGCACTGTTATTCCTTTTAATACTCATCAAAGATGTGTTACGTACCACCTTCACTAATCACTCAAGAGTACAGGATTACAGAGATTTGGGTAGCTGATTCACCATGGATACAAGAAGTAGCAGGAAGGAGaatcgagggagagagagccaggggTAGGAGAAAGGTAGGGGAAGGGTAGGAGAAGGGATGCCGCCGTGCCGTTCGTCATTCCGTTTTTCCCGTCTCTCTTCCAGCTCCTGGTCTTTTGTAGCAGCAATCAAGGCCATCTTTGACCCAAAACCAGCCCACAATCCACCACGGCCCACCCAGGTGGCACAGTCCGTGACAAGATGCCACTTCTGGGCCTTTTTTGACTGCCTTTTAAATTTAATTTAATTTTTGAGGCATTTTTATTTAGTTTAATAGGAACCAGCTTATGTTGTAATTGTACACAACCTGTTTTCATCACACTCGGCCTGTTATCATCTAAAAAAAATGTCACTTCTGGATACTTTCGACTGCTTTTTtcatttcatttatttattttggcATGTTTAGTTCATTTTAATTTTTTGAGGTGATTTTAGTTTAATTTAATATTAAAACCATCTTACATTATAAACCATACATAGCCTGTTTAAATAACATTTTCATCACACTCGGCCTGTTTTCCTTGATGGACCTAAACAACTACTTAAGAAACAAAACTGGCCCAGTAACGGTGAGCTTTTACAAGGTCTGGCCCGTCATATATGCCGGTGAGAGCCGGTGATTGAGAACCCGGTTCTCGACGCCGCCGGCGCGTTGATCGGGTCGTCGGACCATTGCTTGCAGGTCAGTACGCCTTCCTTTAGTTTCTTCTCAGTCATAGTAATGGGAATTGGAGGGtaaaccctagctagctagctagctagctacttaAAAGGGCACCAGATCGAACTAACAACTACTAACTGATTCCATCGGATCATGCCAAGATGTGGTGTTAATTGTGGATGATTCCCATGTTATTGTTATTGTGGATGCCGCTCTGTGCGTGATTCGATCGGCCGTTCCGTTGCTAGATTGGAATCTTGTCTTGTACGCATAAATGGCTCGATTCATATGTGATTTCTGcatttttttgagcatcagtacagacgcaagcgctcatatacacgcgcatacactcacccttatgaacgcacacacgcacaccctacccctatgagcacctccgagagactgagccggcatatcatcttaagatttacgaagtcaccgtaggcgcctcgtcgtcgacgggaacgtctcctcccactaaaagcgcatcaccggaaatcctgaaataaattcaggaataatgcgagcaccagggtttgaaccctggtgggttggggataccactgtccacctaaccatctcaaccacaggttggttcgctatgtgatttctgcattgatatcttgAACTATTGTATTACTGATGCACCTCCCTGGATTCATGCAGCTAACCTGTTTGACGAAATGTCGGCGCCAGCATCTACTCCCTGTCGTTCCAAGAGCGCGCAAGGCACCTACAATGGCGTCGACAGGCTCAGCGGCCTTCCCAGTGAGCTGCTCCACCGCGTGATGTCCTTCCTGCCCATGCCGGAGGCCGTGCGCACAAGCCTGCTCTCGCCGAGCTGGCGCTATCTCTGGGCATCTACGCCATACATCCGCATCAACCACCACGACTTCATGGATGACAAcgaaaagatggagaagttcgggGACCGCTTGCTGCTCTTGCGCGACAGCACTGCTTCCTTGGATGAAGCCCGGATCATTGACCACTCGGTTGCTAGTACCACATGTACTGTGTGGATTCGTCATGTCATCATGCACAAAGTTCGTCACCTCCATGTTTCCGGATTGGGCCATCTGGATAGCTCAGCCATGCCTCCTTCTAACCACCTCAAAACAATCAGGCTCCAATTTGTCATATTGGGACATGGGCTCTTTAGGCCGCTCAACTACGACTGCCGAGTGCTTCAACTTCTACAGCTGGAGGATTGCGTTTTGGTTGACCTGAAGGAGATCTCATCCAGGTCACTcaaggttttgcatattattaactgCCTTATCACCGGGAGTCTCCTGATTTGTGCTAGCAATCTTACCGATCTCTCTATCCTAGACACGCATAGTCATTCCGGAGCTATATTAGTCAGGGATCTGTCTTCTCTAGTAACAGCCTTTGTTAGTGTAAGGACAATAGAGGGCCATGGTCTACTTGATGGCCTCTCACATGCCACAACCTTGGAGTTGCATGCACCATTACTTGAGGTACGAACTAGTTCTTTTTCTTTTCACATTCATACACGTTTAGATGAATATCTATATTTGATTCCTTAGTTAGATTTTCTTATATAGTTGCTTCTCGGGTTTAAATCTTAACCTTTTCAGCTTACTTGTTTCCCCTCCTACGAGCTGGTATTATTTTAATAAGCTAGCATGGAAAAATCATGAAATGATCAAACTATTCTACTCACTGTCTTCACCATCATTTTGATTTCATCTGGGATGAATATGAAGCTTTTGTTGCAGAGAGGTTTGTGGATATGCCCAATGTTCAGCAACCTGACAAGCCTAGTGCTGGGCCATTGCTGCATGGCTGCTGATTTCAACGCGCTGCTTCGCATTGTCCAGCACTCGCCCAAGCTGAAGGAGTTGACTTTTAAGCTCGAAAGGGTATTTACTCGAAACCATCTCTAAATACGAGTTGACCTGCCATAACAGTGGAACCCCTTACTGACCCTTCCACCTTAATGTTGACACTCTACAGGTGCAATGTATAAGGTGCATGCATTCTGAATCTACTTTGCCACCATCAGGAGCAGCGTTGAGCTTGGGCTCCCACCCTTGCATCGAGAGGATCAAGATCTGCTGCTCGAAAGAAGATCCAAGTGTCAGTGCGCTGGTGGAAGCGTTGCAACCGATTGTCGGTGATGTGAAAATCAGCATCAAGCATCTCTATTAATCAAGACATTGTTTTGTATTGGGCACCTGCCACCTTAGACCAGTGCTAAGTTAACGTGCTAAGATGAAGTGTTCCTGAGGTAAACGTTCAGTAAACCAGAATAGCCAGTCGACTCCGGCCTGCGGCCGCGGAGGAGGCTGGGTCAAGCTCCCTGCTCCTGTATCTCTCGGAATGGATTGGGTAATTAATCTGTAATTTAGCTCCTGAGCCCTCACAAGGACACTATGTGTTGAACTGGGCTTAAATTCATGCGTAGTTTGCCTCTTGAATGTCAATATCTTATGCCTGAAATAGTTACATGTTTCCATTTGCCAAGTCTCGCATGATTGTCCTCAGAGATTCAGAATATGCCAGGCTAATGAATATGTTCCTATGTATGACCCTGATGCTCATATTTCTTTCACACTGTAATATCATGCATGTAATAGAGGACAATTGCTAATCACAGTTCAGAATGTAATCATCAGATTTAAAAACAGGGTGCCACCATCTTAGCATGAGGAACAAAACAATGCGCAGGTGCCCAACATAATAGTTACTCTTGTACTCCCACTGTAAAgaaagagtgtttagatcactacttgaaTGATATaagcgctcttatatttctttacggagggagtatcatacaGTATAATACAGTACAATGCATTCGGAGTAAATCAGATAAGAACGTCATCCTGGAGATTTTTGTGCTGCAGACTGACAACATGTTTTCTCCC from Triticum aestivum cultivar Chinese Spring chromosome 4A, IWGSC CS RefSeq v2.1, whole genome shotgun sequence harbors:
- the LOC123082608 gene encoding putative FBD-associated F-box protein At5g56440, with product MSAPASTPCRSKSAQGTYNGVDRLSGLPSELLHRVMSFLPMPEAVRTSLLSPSWRYLWASTPYIRINHHDFMDDNEKMEKFGDRLLLLRDSTASLDEARIIDHSVASTTCTVWIRHVIMHKVRHLHVSGLGHLDSSAMPPSNHLKTIRLQFVILGHGLFRPLNYDCRVLQLLQLEDCVLVDLKEISSRSLKVLHIINCLITGSLLICASNLTDLSILDTHSHSGAILVRDLSSLVTAFVSVRTIEGHGLLDGLSHATTLELHAPLLERGLWICPMFSNLTSLVLGHCCMAADFNALLRIVQHSPKLKELTFKLERVQCIRCMHSESTLPPSGAALSLGSHPCIERIKICCSKEDPSVSALVEALQPIVGDVKISIKHLY